A segment of the Suncus etruscus isolate mSunEtr1 chromosome 19, mSunEtr1.pri.cur, whole genome shotgun sequence genome:
ACTCACACTGTGGGCAGCCTGAGTACCAAGCCAGAGCGGGACGTCCTCATGCAAGACTTTTATGTGGTGGAGAGTATCTTCTTTCCCAGGTACTGAGGTGAATGTTCACGCAGATGTTCTGAAAACAATGTCCTTTCTACCAACCAAACTGTCAGTTTGAGGGCTCCGGGATATTAAGTTAGGCCTGAATTCAATCCTTAACGTGATCTCTCTCTCGTTTTAATCTCATGATTTACTCGGTTGTTCattatacaattgtttcaggcattaaacgTTTCAAACCCAGTTCCCACTACCACTGTGACTTTcactccactaatgttcccagtttcccacccactgtCCCAGCTtgtccccttgcaggcacaaattgtTAGAACAAAAAGGCAGATTGAATTAGGAAAACTTAGGTCAATAAAAGTCAGTTTGTGATCATTGTTTTATCTCACAATGGTATTTAACCTAATCTTAACTGACTCTCAGTCCATAACCCAACCAAACTGAGATTGGATTGGAGAATTTACAGAGCAAATACTGTCTTGTAGACCAGGGCTTGTAAACTTTTTCTACTCGCAGTGAAGCCCTTTTGGCTTGAGAAATTTTTATACAGCCGCAAATATGTAGGTTTACAAATCAGACATTTGcttataataaatcataaatgttcgtttgttttgttttggggccaaaccctgtgatgctcagggattactcccgattttagattcaggaatcactcctagaaatgttcaggggaccatattggatgctggagatctatcTTAGATcggcatttgcaaggcaagcaccttacccactgtagtatctgtctggccccaaatcgtaaattactttattttttggatgAAGCAAGGTTTTATTGAAACTTAGAAAgatatgagaggagagaaagaagtgtGTTCAGAGGAGAACATGAGCTTTTCTGGAgtgaaataagcaaagaaacaggCAAGCAAGCGAGATATttaagggagaacacaggcttgaagagcaagatTATTGTTTAGACAACATTTATTTCCATGGCTGAAAATCTAAGATCAGGGAACCACTCTAGTTCTTGGTGAAGATCCTCTTTCTGGGTCTTCACATCGTGGGGAATTCAGCTCTGTCTTcacagggagggaaaaaaaatcaagctacCTCAGTGTCCCTTCTTACTGAAGCTCCCATCCCTCTAGCAAGAACTCTTACTctgggtggagcaatagcacagcagtagggctgtcACCTTGCGTGTGATCGACCTGAAAtggacccgagttcgatccccagcgtctcctatggtcccctgagcctaccaggagtgatttctgggtgcagagccaagagtaaaccctaaatgTGACCTGGTGTGGCCCAGCCCCCCAACAAGAAAGAACTCTTGAACCTCCAAACAGCCATCCCTAAGACCAGTGCAACACAGTAATGTGGGGGGAACACTGAAAGCAGACGATTGTGGTTTGGTCCATTTGTGTatttatatgtacacatatgaTTTTTCTTCTAACACTCACACTCTGGATCTCTGGATACCCTCACTCAATGCCATCGCTTCATGTAGCATACTGAtacttcaaaacttttttttttttttttttttttttttcgttttttgggccacacccggcgttgctcaggggttactgctggctgtccgctctgaaatagctcctggcaggcacgggggaccatatgggacaccgggattggaaccaaccaccttcggtcctggatcggctgcttgcagggcaaacaccgctgtgctatctctccgggcccaatacttCAAAAATTATATCACGATTTGTATTTCTTCGAATACCAAAAACATACGGACATCTGTATAATGTTTAATAGGCATCTTGAATTTAACACAtccaagatgatttttttttttttttgactttgggccacacccggtgacgctcagaggtcactcctggctatgcggtcagaaatcgcccttggcttgggggaccatgtgggacgccggggtattgaaccgcagttcgccctaggttagcgagtgcaaggcagacgacctaatgcttgcaccactgctccggccctagccctctaatttttttttctccctcttatttttaacatttcttgttttgttttggaggccacatctggtaggGCTGAGAGGCAGCTCATAGGTACTTTTTGCTCAGGATAACACTCAGCAATGCCCCAGGTGGCTATCTGTTGCCagaaaattgaacctgggcctcccacgTACAAAGCCCATGTTCGTTTCTTTAAGCTAACTCCAACAGTTGAAACTGTGAAGATCTTGTTTGGAATTCTCATGTTCAGCTACACAGTGCTGTGTGTGGCTACAACTCTACCTCTTGTTGTCAGGGGCCAGTTAAGTGATGACGTCTTCTGTTTCCCCACAGCGAAGGCAGCAACCTCACCCCTGCCCATCACTACAACGATTTTCGATTCAAGACCTACGCACCTGTTGCCTTCCGCTATTTTCGGGAGTTATTTGGGATTAGGCCTGATGACTACTTGGTAAGTTTCAAACGAATGGATCTCCATAGTCTGGCTTTGGATTTTCTTTAGACCTGCATCTCATTGATGTCGTTTATTTTCAGTTGGGCACACTGAATTGCTGAAGTTGTGCTTTTTTCTGTCTTGTCTAGTACTCCCTCTGCAGCGAACCGCTTATTGAACTGTGTAACTCTGGCGCTAGTGGTTCCCTCTTCTACGTGTCCAGTGACGATGAATTCATCATCAAAACGGTCCAGCATAAAGAGGCGGAGTTCCTGCAGAAGCTGCTTCCAGGGTACTACATGGTGAGATGGAGAGGGCACCCAGCAGCCTTTTCTGGCCACTGTGGCCCTGGAGGTGACATTGGGGACCGGGGGTGCAAAATGTCAACACTTTATTTAGCCTTCGTGATATATAGTTGTTGATGAtaggatttcaggcatacagtgtttcatCTCTAATCCCACCAGCAGCATGGCTACCTCCCACCCTACTAACTTGTCTTGACAGTCatgtttttaagtttaattattgtagtttgggtcttatGCTTACAGAAAATGGTTTGATGCTATGCTTCACgctttttattcctttaaaagtagagttaggggctggagcggtggcgcaagctgtagggcatttgccttgtgcacccTAACCTAGgaccctaggatggaccacggttcggtcCTCTGATGTCCCATTTgggccctcaagccaggagcaattttgagcgcatagccaggagtaacccctgagcgtcactgggtgtggccccaaaaataacaaaaataaatagaagtagaGTTAAATTTATTTACCTTAGTTGGCTTAGACTAACTACTCAAAGGCAAAATACAATGATGATTCTATTTTCTAATCTACTCCCAATTTCTCTGTTGAGTAAGGAAGTTGGTTACTTCCTCTGATGATATTCAGTCTTACTCTGATTGTTTTGGGAGGTTCTccaacatgaaaggcaagtgttttgtgtgcatgtgtgtgtttgtgtctccTATACTCATCTGCTTCTGGAGAGTCTGAAGAAGTTTcatgttttagtttcttttttagaGGGAGGTaagacacctggcagtgtttgggtcttactcctggctttgtacccaGCACCTAACAGGttttggtgggccacatgcagtgcCAGCAGTTGAATCTCGGCTGTttacagggcaagcaccttacccaatatatgatctctccagcccacaatgctgtcttttctttttggggctggGGAGTGCCTGGCAGTGCTTCGCGATTACttctattggtgctcaggaggccatatgtggtagccggggatcaaacccaggtctgcaagAGGATTAACAATGGGCCTGTGGGTACATAGATTGTATCTAAATTATACCTTAGACAAAGACTGAATCTCATCTTTTGCTTTTGAATCTCACGAACTTGCTTTCCCGATGTTTCACTCTGTGCCCCAGAACCTCAACCAGAACCCTCGGACTTTGCTACCCAAGTTCTACGGACTGTACTGTGTGCAGGCAGGTGGCAAGAACATTCGAATTGTGGTCATGAACAATCTTTTACCTCGGTCCGTCAAGATGCACATGAAATACGATCTCAAGGGCTCGACCTACAAGCGCCGGGCTTCGCAGAAGGAGCGCGAGAAGCCTCTCCCTACCTTCAAAGACCTCGATTTCATACAAGACATCCCGGACGGCCTCTTTTTGGATGCTGACATGTATAATGCTCTGTGCAAGACCCTGCAGCGTGACTGCTTGGTGAGTTTGTCCTATTTGCTCTCTGGAGAAACCAGAGTTAGAGTTGTTAAGTTCTTTCTCCCACCAAATATGGGAGAGAGTGGGCCAGAGTGGAGAGAGCAGGCTGCAGTGCACTCTGCTTGCAGGAACCTGGGTTCAGTTGCTGTCACCTCATGATtccctgagtgctgaaccaggaaaAGCTTATGAGCAGAAAATAGGAGATAGCTGAGAGAACCGGGAAACATGCCTCGCTTGCTCAAGACCCTCAGCACGACTGGCCCTAGTGGCTCCTCATCTGCTGGGTATGATCCTGATTGTCCCTCGCATCCTGGGCCTGACATATTACTGGGCTCTAGCACTGAACCCTCTGTTTCTGTTTGCCAAATACTACCTGGAATTGCCCGCAGCCTCCCTGATAATCACTTTGGAGGATCccccaagaaaattaaaaaatagtggctggagagatcgcacagcagtagggtgtttttgccttgcctgaagctgatccaggacagagggtggtttgaatcccggcagcccacagggttccccgagcctgccaggagcgatttctgaacgcagtgattcctgagtgccactgggtgtggcccaaaaaccaataataataataataataataataataaaaatgaaaatgaaactacTTTGTACATTGTTGATGTACCTTTACACTTGACACTTTCTGCTTTCTCCAATCCAACATCACCCACttggcttcattttcttttctacttattGTGGGTCACATAatcacatgattttattttctttttttttttttttttgtttttgggccacacccgttttgatgctcaggggttactcctggctatgtgctcagaaattgcccctggcttgggggaccatatgggatgccggggggatcgaaccgcggtccgttccttggtagcacttacaaggcagacaccttatctctagcgccaccttcccggccccacatgattttattttcatccGAACATCATCATTACTCAGGTTTTATATCTATCAAACCTAGTTAGGAGGCCAGAGTGGTAATACAGCGGCTAGGACACTCCCTTGTGTTCAGCTGACCCCAGACTCCATATGAGCcctgcaggaatgatccctgagtgcaaagccaaaaaatAAGTTCAGAGCACTGTCTGATTGAGGAGATTCGTTTTTTGAGCCATAAAATAGTGCTTGGAAGTTGCTCACAGCAGTACTGAAGTGTCCATATTGCACTGCTAGTGGGGCTAGAGaagtagcatgaaggtaaggtgtttgccttgcatgcagaaggtcagtggttcgaatcctggcatcccaaagggtcccccgagactgccaggagcggtttctgagcgtagagccaggaggaacccctgagtgctgccgggtgggatccaagaaaaccaaaaaaaaaaaaagaaaaaagaaaaaaaaagctgatgaGATAAAGTGAAGAACAATCAGAAGGGGATTAATCAGAGGTGTTCAAATGAAGCATTAGGAAGACCAGATAATTGTATTGGTTAGTCCTATAGGTTCACTATCATGAATTATTGGATTTAGAAGTATGACTCTGGTTGAGCGCAAGCAACTCTCTCCATCCCTgtttactctctctctttctccactcTTTATCCAGGAAAACTGTGAGGGCCTTCAATAAATCTTATTTCTATCATGATTCATCCTGTTTTTTCCTTGTCTTAGGTGCTACAGAGCTTCAAGATAATGGATTACAGCCTGCTGATGTCGATCCATAACATAGACCACGCACAGCGAGAGCCCTTAGGCAACGAAGTGCAGCACCCGCTTGATACTCGAAGGCCAGCCCCACAGAAAGCACTGTACTCCACAGCCATGGAGTCTATCCAGGGCGAGGCTCGGCGAGGCGGCACCATGGAGACAGATGACCAGTGAGTGTGCCAGAGCCTTGGGAAGGAGGATGGTTCTCTTGAGGAGGAGCCTAGCTCTGGCAACAAGCAGTCTTGACTCAGTAGGCGCTCCAGATTCAATCCCGGGCACCACAAGGTTCCGCAAGTGTCATACGTAGCAGCCTCTAAGCAttataccaggtgtggcctataacagctttttacttttttgttttggggctgcacccaaGCAATATGCAGGGTTTTGTTTACTCCTGAGTGTGCTTTCaggaattagctcctggcagtgcttggaggactagatgggatgatggagattgaatctgagtgagttgcatgcaagaaaaacacctttcCCATTGTATGATCacgctgcccccccccccccaaggtttTAAGGTTTTAATATATAGTCTAGAATGGATGTTGGGAGGCTAGGAACAATTCCTAAGCATGGAGCCATTGTTGGATGTGCACCCTCCTGCCCCCAAATCAACTGATCATTGGAATCAGTGAACTCTCACTGGTACAGAAAAGGGACTATTTTGTGTTGAAGTTCTGCCCAAGTGACTGTGAGGTCAGAAATGTCTCCTTGCCCTGCAAAAGGTTTCCTTTTCTTGTCTCCCCAGCATGGGTGGCATTCCTGCCAGGAACAATAAAGGAGAACGGCTTCTCCTGTATATAGGCATCATTGACATTCTACAGTCTTACAGGTGAGTAGCACAGACGCCAGTGAATGCAGTTCACCTCTCACACTCACTTTTTGACGCCccgtctccctcctcccacacacaTTGCCGATATTTGAGACacgcattctatttctctcactaccattgtcataatagctgtcagtgtagttatttctctgactaaactcGCTGCTCTttgtgtggtaagcttcatactgtacGCCAgtcctccagccctcatctctattgtttctgtgtattattgccatactgtcttttatttttcttaaatgccatcGATGAGTTAAGACTATTCTGTggctatctctttccctctgactgatttcactcagcataatagtttccatgtccatctgtataggagaatttcatgacttcatctctctggaCGGCTGTATAATACTCCACTGTGTATAAGTGccatggtttcttttctttctttctttctttctttttttttttttttttttgggtttgggtttgggtttgggtttcttTAGTTTCATCTGTTgcagggcatcttagttgtttccagattctggctattgtaaatagcgctgcaatgaatatttgtgtgaggaagggattttttaattgtatttttgtgatcctagggtaaatccctaagagtggtatcactggatcatatgggagctcaatttccagttttttgaggaatctccatcttgtttcccataaaagctggactagatggcattcccactggcagtgaatgagagttccttttccccacttgcccgccagcacttattgttcttgttctttgtatgccagtctttgtggcatgagatggtaccttgcaacctcccgtgggggacccccgacccgcgggggtgtgggaatgaaggttgctagttattcgtgggtttgcccgagcagaactgacctgtgaagaaaaacttgagaagttagtaagagaagccctcaagacgacacatgctgttcaaaagggaagtttattgttgggggatcagcttttaagggctgaaatacgtcagagggtgttacgggtttttccaccaattacatttacaagcattcattagcataagctggggcaggtaatagggaggggcaaagagatagAGAGCACGTTTttacctgaaagcataagattcaaacagagttctataaattttactcaacaagcataaatagaacatcagctgtaatcctaataactttttgctaacacaaaggcaagttgctctatatttttctttctggctggatgtattgggctgctttgaattactttagtatttgtctatttcctttgttctcaaggcatgggcgcctttggtcacgtgggtgacaagattaggaattactgaggtgtcctatgttctaggtttcatcagctaggctccccacagtacctcattggttttttgttgttgttgttgttgttttggtttttgggccacacccggcggtgcccaggggttactcctggctgtctgctcagaaatagctcctagcaggcacggggaccatatgggacctcgggattcgaaccaaccacctttggtcctggatcagctgcttgcaaggcaaacaccgctgtgctatctttccaggcccacctcattgttttgatttgcatctctccctgatgattagtgatgtggaccgttttttcatgtgccttttggccatttgtatttcttctttgaggaagtctccccattttttgatggagttagatgttttttcttggtaagttcttgtatatcttagatagccccttatctgatgggtattgggtgaatagttttctccCAATCTGTCACACTCACTTTTGATTAATTTGCTGCCAGCATTTTCCTGAAGAACAATGAGTTAGTTGCACTCTGGTTGCTTTCTTACTAGGTATTCAGAAAAGGTTTATTTCCttgattttgcttgtttttgactTTGTCGGAACTCCACCACCTCACCAAATCAGACAACCTTTGGAAAGCTTAGAAGCACTATCTGTCTGGCTCTTTGTGCAAAACCTATGAGATGAGGCATATTCCACATTAGATTAACTGGAAGCCCAAAGCCCCCCTTTTCCTTGGTGAAAAACTAGAGTCTCTAGCTGTCTGAAACAGGCTCAGGTTCTGAAGATTGCCATTTTGTGTCctttgccgtgtgtgtgtgtgtgtgtgtgtgtgtgtgtgtgtatacatgcacatatatacatgcacatacatatacacacataaagttgactttttaacatttttctatgAGAAATGATTTCTAGAACCTAGTAGCTGGGTGGTTGTAAGGAAGGAGGTAATATTATACTGTAGTTTTATTCCTATGTAGTTTCAGGAGCTAATGCGGATGGACAGTAAGTTGACTTGTGCTTCAGACTTACCAGTTTAACTCCTAAGCTTGGCCATCTCCCCGTGtcttgctctctctccctctcacaccCCCTCCAAATGTATTTTTCCTTGACTCGCCAGGAACATTTTATCCTCAAGGGTGGGGGCTGGGAAGGGGGATGGAGGATGTTATTTGACATATTAGAAGGGTCTTTGAGCTCCATGCTGTAGATGccatttctttgttctctttctttttgggggaggggcgcACTTGTTGCTGCTCAGGGCTGCTCTTGCCAAGAGGCcctgcgctcagggttactcctgatcagggtgctggggatggaac
Coding sequences within it:
- the LOC125997479 gene encoding phosphatidylinositol 4-phosphate 5-kinase type-1 alpha isoform X1 — translated: MASLSAAAADNGGPAGAAASAPSGARKSMPSSEVPYASSMSIKKIGHRSVDSSGETTYKKTTSSALKGAIQLGITHTVGSLSTKPERDVLMQDFYVVESIFFPSEGSNLTPAHHYNDFRFKTYAPVAFRYFRELFGIRPDDYLYSLCSEPLIELCNSGASGSLFYVSSDDEFIIKTVQHKEAEFLQKLLPGYYMNLNQNPRTLLPKFYGLYCVQAGGKNIRIVVMNNLLPRSVKMHMKYDLKGSTYKRRASQKEREKPLPTFKDLDFIQDIPDGLFLDADMYNALCKTLQRDCLVLQSFKIMDYSLLMSIHNIDHAQREPLGNEVQHPLDTRRPAPQKALYSTAMESIQGEARRGGTMETDDHMGGIPARNNKGERLLLYIGIIDILQSYRFVKKLEHSWKALVHDGDTVSVHRPGFYAERFQRFMCNTVFKKIPLKPSPSKKFRSGSSFSRRAGPSSNSCVTYQPATSGERKAQVTTKAEVEPGVHLGRPDVLPQTPPLEKINEVSTLPDPCFSPVVGDTLQMLTTSSALLENSEVTESEYNH